Proteins from a genomic interval of Brachybacterium vulturis:
- a CDS encoding type I restriction-modification system subunit M yields the protein MATTQAALAPSTPKELKDTLWKAADKLRGSMDASQYKDVVLGLVFLKYVSDAFTERREAIRAELAGEGEEFIAETLEEVDEYTGSGVFWVAPTARWEYIATHAKGTQAGAGTDRQTVGDLIDAAMTHLGTDNTSLEGTLPRIYGRDNVDQRRLGELVDLLNSARFTGQGASKARDLLGEVYEYFLDKFAKAEGKRGGEFYTPPVLVRTLVEILEPHKGRVYDPCCGSGGMFVQAEKFLAAHDEDPTNIAVYGQELNERTWRMAKMNLAIHGMDSQGLGARWGDTFARDIHPNLVADYVLANPPFNIKDWARNEDDARWTYGVPPVRNANYAWMQHILSKLSAQGEAAVVMANGTMASNTGGEGEIRKQMLKAGVVSAVVAMPPNLFRSVAIPVCVWFFANDKTAGSKGSIDRSREVLFIDARESGHMIDRVERTFSDEDIHQIANTFRTWRGRASAEGEYADVPGFCKSATIEEIEQAGWAVTPGRFVGVPEAEEDEEPIDEKIERLTKELTAALDESARLDAVVREQLGRLA from the coding sequence ATGGCCACGACGCAGGCCGCCTTGGCGCCCTCGACGCCCAAGGAGCTCAAGGACACGCTGTGGAAGGCGGCGGACAAGCTCCGCGGCTCCATGGACGCCAGCCAGTACAAGGACGTGGTCCTGGGGCTCGTGTTCCTCAAGTACGTCTCCGACGCCTTCACCGAGCGCCGGGAGGCCATCCGCGCCGAGCTCGCCGGCGAGGGCGAGGAGTTCATCGCCGAGACCCTCGAGGAGGTGGACGAGTACACCGGCTCCGGCGTGTTCTGGGTGGCCCCCACTGCCCGCTGGGAGTACATCGCCACCCACGCCAAGGGCACCCAGGCCGGTGCGGGCACGGACCGCCAGACCGTCGGCGATCTCATCGACGCCGCGATGACTCACCTGGGCACGGACAACACCTCGCTCGAGGGCACCCTGCCGCGGATCTACGGCCGCGACAACGTGGACCAGCGCCGCCTGGGCGAGCTGGTGGACCTGCTGAACTCCGCCCGTTTCACCGGCCAGGGCGCCAGCAAGGCCCGCGACCTGCTCGGTGAGGTCTACGAGTACTTCCTGGACAAGTTCGCCAAGGCCGAGGGCAAGCGCGGCGGCGAGTTCTACACCCCGCCGGTGCTGGTGCGCACCCTGGTGGAGATCCTCGAGCCCCACAAGGGCCGGGTCTACGACCCGTGCTGCGGCAGCGGCGGCATGTTCGTGCAGGCCGAGAAGTTCCTCGCCGCGCACGACGAGGACCCCACGAACATCGCCGTCTACGGCCAGGAGCTCAACGAGCGCACCTGGCGGATGGCGAAGATGAACCTCGCCATCCACGGCATGGACTCCCAGGGCCTCGGCGCCCGCTGGGGCGACACCTTCGCCCGCGACATCCACCCGAACCTGGTGGCGGACTACGTGCTGGCGAACCCGCCGTTCAACATCAAGGACTGGGCCCGTAACGAGGACGATGCCCGCTGGACCTATGGCGTGCCGCCGGTGCGGAACGCCAACTACGCCTGGATGCAGCACATCCTCTCCAAGCTCTCCGCCCAGGGTGAGGCGGCCGTGGTGATGGCCAACGGCACCATGGCCTCGAACACCGGGGGAGAGGGCGAGATCCGCAAGCAGATGCTGAAAGCCGGCGTGGTCTCGGCGGTGGTGGCGATGCCGCCGAACCTGTTCCGCTCGGTCGCGATCCCGGTGTGCGTGTGGTTCTTCGCCAACGACAAGACCGCTGGGTCGAAGGGGTCGATCGATCGCAGCCGCGAGGTGCTGTTCATCGATGCCCGCGAGAGCGGGCACATGATCGACCGCGTGGAGCGCACGTTCTCCGACGAGGACATCCACCAGATCGCCAACACCTTCCGCACCTGGCGCGGCCGCGCCTCCGCCGAGGGCGAGTACGCGGACGTGCCCGGCTTCTGCAAGAGCGCAACGATCGAGGAGATCGAACAGGCCGGCTGGGCCGTGACGCCCGGCCGCTTCGTCGGTGTTCCGGAGGCAGAGGAGGACGAGGAGCCGATCGACGAGAAGATCGAGCGGCTGACCAAGGAGCTGACGGCGGCGCTGGATGAGTCGGCGCGGCTGGATGCCGTGGTGCGAGAGCAGTTGGGGAGGCTGGCGTGA